A portion of the Natrinema salaciae genome contains these proteins:
- a CDS encoding FlaD/FlaE family flagellar protein: MSDSKPYLETLERSAGRTDATIQWARFLGETFGTTGALNCLRYYEDLGWISPLVREQMTSYLRGLSLGEIHNKRYDEPTTLEYPLESLSGTLFSAHAQSLEYIATIRGDDLEEHVMIARMAERRVERRIDDDEDDDETDRPNEMVSIIRDGPSTH, encoded by the coding sequence TACCTCGAGACCCTCGAACGATCGGCCGGGCGAACCGACGCCACCATCCAGTGGGCACGCTTTCTCGGCGAGACCTTCGGCACGACGGGTGCGCTGAACTGCCTGCGCTACTACGAGGATCTGGGCTGGATCAGCCCGCTCGTCCGCGAGCAGATGACCTCGTACCTGCGCGGGCTCTCGCTGGGAGAGATCCACAACAAACGCTACGACGAACCGACCACCCTCGAGTACCCCCTCGAGTCCTTGAGCGGGACGCTCTTCAGCGCACACGCACAGAGCCTCGAGTACATCGCGACGATCCGGGGCGACGACCTCGAGGAACACGTGATGATCGCGCGGATGGCGGAACGGCGGGTCGAACGACGAATCGACGACGACGAGGACGACGACGAGACCGACCGGCCAAACGAGATGGTCAGTATCATCCGCGACGGGCCATCGACACACTGA
- a CDS encoding helix-turn-helix transcriptional regulator, whose translation MREDTPNTESVLDELSRAATAETQSESYDISLGTTDESTKDIERELDELMEQVNGALPTDAVQFDEAIIKENLDEILLMLIALHEETHGKELLSDLTHLFGAQLSPGTVYPSLHTLEEEDVLSMHAKVRTKEYSIDDEEYVRATVERTMVQHLAFGLLLYAFLPRL comes from the coding sequence ATGCGTGAAGACACACCCAATACCGAATCCGTGCTCGACGAACTGTCGAGGGCGGCGACTGCGGAAACCCAGTCGGAATCGTACGATATCTCCCTCGGAACGACCGACGAGAGCACGAAAGACATCGAACGCGAACTCGACGAACTGATGGAGCAGGTAAACGGTGCGCTCCCGACCGACGCGGTCCAGTTCGACGAAGCCATCATCAAGGAGAACTTGGACGAGATCCTCCTGATGCTCATCGCGCTCCACGAGGAAACCCACGGGAAGGAGCTCCTCTCGGACCTGACTCACCTCTTCGGTGCACAGCTCAGCCCGGGTACCGTCTACCCGAGCCTGCACACGCTGGAGGAAGAGGACGTGCTCTCGATGCACGCCAAAGTTCGCACCAAGGAGTACTCCATCGACGACGAGGAGTACGTCCGCGCGACCGTCGAGCGAACGATGGTTCAGCACCTCGCCTTCGGACTCCTGCTGTACGCCTTCCTTCCGCGCCTCTGA
- a CDS encoding DUF7112 family protein, which produces MSDRIASDHPSVDTVRSTCSETATGVKLEVPADDRELFPTDEVVRVVLNGEELFARVERALTGDALSIPGIYETPGQARDPSGATDRLTAWTDEHDVPAGGSVLIDVVEPEFLYGCRAPGETAYYDAREPPTDSLSEIAKDLEDR; this is translated from the coding sequence ATGTCAGACAGAATTGCGAGCGACCATCCATCGGTAGACACGGTTCGATCGACGTGCTCGGAGACCGCGACGGGCGTCAAACTCGAGGTCCCGGCCGACGATCGCGAGCTGTTTCCGACGGACGAGGTCGTTCGAGTGGTCCTGAACGGTGAGGAACTGTTCGCACGTGTCGAACGGGCGCTGACGGGCGATGCGCTGTCGATTCCGGGCATCTACGAGACCCCGGGGCAGGCTCGCGATCCCAGCGGCGCGACCGACCGGCTCACGGCGTGGACCGACGAGCACGACGTTCCCGCGGGCGGCTCGGTGCTGATCGACGTCGTCGAGCCCGAGTTCCTCTACGGCTGTCGCGCACCCGGCGAGACGGCCTACTACGACGCACGCGAACCGCCGACCGACAGCCTGAGCGAGATCGCGAAGGACCTCGAGGACCGGTAG
- a CDS encoding 30S ribosomal protein S6e → MASFTVVVGDPDSGMAYQLEAEEQDANRFIGKSIGDDVDGGAVGLDGYTLEITGGSDEAGRPLNGDVAGPNLKEVLMKGEQTGFQPSRDGERRRITVRGREVSDAVAQINASITERGSTDVDELLGDGDDE, encoded by the coding sequence ATGGCAAGTTTCACTGTCGTTGTCGGCGATCCCGATTCCGGGATGGCCTACCAGCTCGAGGCGGAGGAACAGGACGCGAACCGATTTATCGGCAAGTCGATCGGCGACGACGTCGACGGCGGCGCGGTCGGACTCGACGGCTACACGCTCGAGATCACCGGCGGCTCCGACGAGGCCGGGCGACCGCTCAACGGCGACGTCGCGGGCCCGAATCTGAAGGAAGTGCTCATGAAAGGCGAACAGACCGGCTTCCAGCCGTCCCGTGACGGCGAGCGCCGCCGGATCACGGTCCGCGGCCGCGAGGTCTCCGACGCCGTCGCACAGATCAACGCCTCGATCACCGAGCGCGGCAGCACCGACGTCGACGAGCTGCTCGGCGACGGCGACGACGAGTAA
- a CDS encoding low molecular weight phosphatase family protein, which yields MGTASTTKLGFVCVQNAGRSQMSAAFAERERDRRAFGDSVEIITGGTHPAEDVHEEVVTVMNELDIDLSDRTPRTVSTDELESCDVVATMGCSTLELDADDVDIRDWALDDPHGQDLDTVRDIRDDIERRVTALFDEFQPDDL from the coding sequence ATGGGAACGGCATCGACGACGAAACTGGGGTTCGTGTGTGTGCAGAATGCCGGTCGCAGCCAGATGTCGGCTGCGTTCGCCGAGCGAGAGCGCGACCGCCGCGCGTTCGGCGACAGCGTCGAGATCATCACGGGTGGTACACACCCGGCCGAGGACGTGCACGAGGAAGTCGTTACAGTCATGAACGAACTCGACATCGATCTCTCGGACCGGACGCCGCGAACCGTCTCGACCGACGAACTCGAGTCATGCGACGTCGTCGCCACCATGGGCTGTTCGACACTCGAACTGGACGCGGACGACGTCGATATTCGGGACTGGGCACTAGACGACCCCCACGGGCAGGATCTCGACACTGTTCGCGATATTCGAGACGATATCGAACGACGCGTCACGGCGCTGTTCGACGAGTTCCAACCGGACGACCTGTAG
- a CDS encoding MBL fold metallo-hydrolase, whose product MDVQFLGGAREIGRSAILVDDSLLLDFGMLTDNPPQFPVETPAPDAVVVSHGHLDHVGTIPSLLSGDARPPIHWTPPTYELTLTLARDTLKLHGGTYNCPFTETDLKRVTQVSKTHGYRDSFEAAGYDVTFYNAGHIPGSAHVLVDDGATRLLYTGDFHTADQRLVSGTTARPDADVVVCESTYSDVEHEDRSVVEERFAESVETTLWEGGTVVVPAFAIGRTQEMMLICDAYDIPCYVDGMGKRVTEMLQQYPAFVRDADAFRRAKSHARFVTGRNGQRKRITDQKAAIITTSGMLSGGPVVTYIPEIRANPTNKVTMTGYQVEGTPGRELLETGSAEFDGRVMPVSAQVDQYDFSAHADRDGIDAFLESYADATVLVNHGDRCEAFAAELRADGYDASAPDLGARLES is encoded by the coding sequence ATGGATGTTCAGTTTCTCGGCGGCGCACGCGAGATCGGCCGAAGCGCCATTCTCGTGGACGATTCTCTGCTCCTCGATTTCGGGATGCTGACGGACAATCCCCCGCAGTTTCCGGTCGAAACGCCGGCCCCCGACGCGGTCGTCGTCTCACACGGGCACCTCGATCACGTCGGCACGATACCGTCCCTGCTTTCCGGTGACGCACGGCCGCCGATTCACTGGACACCTCCGACGTACGAGCTAACGCTGACGCTCGCGCGGGACACGCTCAAACTGCACGGGGGCACGTACAACTGTCCGTTTACCGAGACCGATCTCAAGCGCGTCACGCAGGTCTCGAAAACGCACGGGTATCGGGACTCCTTCGAAGCGGCCGGCTACGACGTGACGTTCTACAATGCGGGACACATTCCGGGAAGCGCTCACGTACTCGTCGACGATGGAGCAACGCGACTGTTGTATACTGGTGACTTCCACACTGCCGACCAGCGCCTTGTCTCGGGAACGACTGCACGACCCGACGCCGACGTCGTCGTTTGCGAGAGCACCTACTCCGACGTCGAGCACGAGGACCGGTCCGTGGTGGAGGAGCGATTCGCCGAGAGCGTCGAGACGACGCTGTGGGAGGGCGGCACGGTCGTCGTCCCCGCGTTCGCGATTGGGCGGACACAGGAGATGATGCTCATCTGTGACGCCTACGACATCCCCTGTTACGTCGACGGGATGGGGAAGCGGGTTACCGAGATGCTCCAGCAGTATCCCGCGTTCGTTCGCGACGCAGACGCGTTTCGACGGGCAAAATCCCACGCACGGTTCGTCACCGGGCGTAACGGCCAGCGAAAGCGGATTACTGACCAGAAGGCAGCGATCATCACCACCAGCGGTATGCTGTCTGGTGGCCCCGTCGTGACTTACATTCCCGAAATCCGGGCGAATCCGACGAACAAAGTCACCATGACCGGCTATCAGGTCGAGGGGACGCCCGGTCGGGAACTGCTCGAGACCGGCAGCGCCGAATTCGACGGCCGCGTGATGCCAGTCAGCGCGCAGGTCGATCAGTACGATTTTTCCGCGCACGCGGACCGGGACGGGATCGACGCGTTCCTCGAGTCCTACGCGGACGCGACGGTGCTGGTCAATCACGGCGACCGCTGCGAGGCGTTCGCCGCGGAGCTGCGCGCGGACGGCTACGACGCCAGCGCACCGGATCTGGGAGCCCGGCTCGAGAGCTGA
- a CDS encoding zinc ribbon domain-containing protein translates to MRLPIRSGTDHGTLVLLELGAVPVALLVTFFTLALAELVAAVVGVALDAAGASETIPEIATVVIGFGALVVLVTGGGHLVTGYRHCFESWFDDVSPLPVLLVPVVGIVVPIGYAFWQTGSLRPSSWLLLPVAVSANALAFRTIAIDSLREDRGRTSFVAGSLTALPAVAVLVDLAGEMLGSGRPVVRTTDAVAVGWSSPAGRAAVIAVPLSVAVLYGVGTVYSRQSRWEPDWLLPKSSDAIAALTSRARSLPRPGAVFVALTSRARSLPRPGAVFVALTSRDGSEPSGRQPTGAGRASSNAARSGDRSTARQRSGTAREVVPSSPGTDAAPRGGASSPGTDDSSSPAEATTDASADDDRSASAEETSDEREQPASAPLGGPGAAASTVEKDGTDVAAGTDGTASDTRIFVDDFDQYVPDETPVETCPDCEEEIPSDGVYNFCPFCGGEL, encoded by the coding sequence ATGCGACTCCCGATCCGATCTGGTACCGATCACGGGACACTCGTTCTCCTGGAACTGGGCGCGGTTCCCGTCGCGTTGCTGGTGACGTTTTTCACCCTGGCGCTCGCCGAACTCGTCGCCGCCGTCGTCGGCGTCGCGCTCGACGCCGCAGGCGCCAGTGAGACGATTCCGGAAATCGCGACCGTCGTGATCGGGTTCGGGGCGCTGGTGGTACTCGTCACCGGCGGCGGACACCTCGTCACCGGCTACCGCCACTGCTTCGAATCGTGGTTCGACGACGTCAGCCCGCTTCCCGTGTTACTCGTCCCGGTCGTCGGTATCGTCGTCCCGATCGGGTACGCGTTCTGGCAGACTGGCTCGCTGCGGCCGTCGTCGTGGCTCCTTCTCCCCGTCGCGGTTTCGGCGAACGCGCTGGCGTTCCGAACGATCGCGATCGATTCGCTCCGCGAGGACCGCGGGCGAACGAGTTTCGTCGCCGGCTCCCTCACGGCGCTTCCGGCCGTCGCCGTGCTGGTCGACCTCGCCGGCGAAATGCTCGGTTCGGGTCGACCGGTCGTTCGGACGACGGACGCGGTCGCGGTCGGATGGAGTTCCCCGGCGGGACGGGCCGCCGTGATCGCCGTTCCGCTCTCCGTCGCGGTACTCTACGGCGTCGGTACGGTCTACAGCAGGCAGTCGCGGTGGGAGCCCGACTGGTTGCTCCCGAAGTCCTCGGACGCGATTGCCGCCCTCACCTCGCGGGCCCGGTCGCTCCCGAGACCCGGAGCCGTGTTCGTCGCCCTCACCTCGCGGGCCCGGTCGCTCCCGAGACCCGGAGCCGTGTTCGTCGCCCTCACCTCGCGGGACGGGTCGGAGCCGTCCGGTCGGCAGCCGACAGGTGCCGGTCGAGCGTCCTCGAACGCGGCTCGGTCGGGCGATAGATCGACCGCGAGGCAACGTTCGGGAACCGCCCGCGAGGTCGTGCCGTCCAGCCCGGGAACGGACGCCGCTCCTCGCGGCGGCGCGAGTTCGCCCGGCACCGACGACTCGAGTTCGCCGGCCGAGGCCACCACGGACGCGTCGGCGGACGACGACCGATCCGCGAGTGCCGAGGAGACGTCCGACGAGCGCGAACAGCCCGCGAGCGCACCGCTCGGGGGACCGGGCGCGGCGGCCTCGACCGTCGAGAAGGACGGCACGGACGTGGCCGCAGGCACCGATGGGACCGCGTCCGACACCCGAATATTCGTCGACGACTTCGATCAGTACGTCCCCGACGAAACGCCCGTCGAGACGTGTCCCGACTGCGAGGAAGAGATCCCCTCGGACGGCGTCTACAACTTCTGTCCGTTCTGCGGCGGCGAGCTCTGA
- a CDS encoding double zinc ribbon domain-containing protein translates to MAEQIEFSCVSCETTFDPSPTGGFCPNCDTPHPDYEAPNGDGADGTEADGDESDPETDDEAADDDAVEVEYAEDEEDEAETGAEDVADEDNEGDEDEAETVDDEADETEADVDEAEDDEADAEDAADTDDEADAEDAEDEADETEADVDEADDEPATIECQSCDSTVDAAAAFCPNCGTELEDEDESEADESVELTACPDCGNAVDDESFCPSCGTDLDAIREGGAGDEDDVPEEVTLEVDGEQYTFGDGDVFGRRDEEWLADLVAASGGREEARYLSSEHLEFSVADDGVYVTDVSTNGTALNGTAMDGSEAKLEDGDTLELADRAEIDVHL, encoded by the coding sequence ATGGCAGAACAGATCGAATTCAGCTGCGTCTCGTGTGAAACGACCTTCGATCCATCCCCGACTGGTGGTTTCTGTCCGAACTGTGATACCCCACACCCGGACTACGAAGCACCGAACGGCGACGGAGCAGACGGCACCGAAGCGGACGGTGACGAGAGCGATCCCGAGACCGATGACGAGGCCGCGGACGACGACGCGGTCGAAGTGGAATACGCCGAAGACGAAGAAGACGAGGCGGAGACCGGCGCTGAAGACGTCGCAGACGAAGACAACGAAGGCGACGAAGACGAGGCGGAAACCGTCGACGACGAAGCGGACGAGACGGAGGCCGACGTCGACGAGGCCGAAGACGACGAAGCCGACGCGGAAGACGCCGCCGATACCGACGACGAAGCCGACGCGGAAGACGCCGAAGACGAAGCGGACGAGACGGAGGCCGACGTCGACGAAGCGGACGACGAACCGGCGACGATCGAGTGCCAGTCGTGTGACTCGACGGTCGACGCGGCGGCGGCGTTCTGTCCGAACTGCGGGACGGAACTCGAGGACGAAGACGAGAGCGAGGCGGACGAGTCGGTCGAACTCACCGCGTGTCCGGACTGCGGGAACGCGGTCGACGACGAGTCGTTCTGCCCGAGCTGCGGAACGGATCTGGATGCGATCCGCGAGGGCGGCGCGGGCGACGAGGACGACGTCCCCGAGGAAGTCACGCTCGAGGTAGACGGCGAGCAGTACACCTTCGGCGACGGTGACGTGTTCGGCCGGCGGGACGAGGAGTGGCTCGCCGATCTGGTCGCGGCCAGCGGCGGCCGCGAGGAAGCGAGGTACCTCTCGAGCGAGCACCTCGAGTTCTCGGTCGCGGACGACGGCGTCTACGTGACCGACGTCAGTACGAACGGGACGGCGCTCAACGGAACCGCGATGGACGGTTCCGAAGCGAAACTCGAGGACGGAGACACGCTCGAACTCGCCGACCGCGCGGAAATCGACGTGCACCTGTAA
- a CDS encoding vWA domain-containing protein encodes MTTDFSVELNRPYVPENGGGITCELTIEPGEDARDEPTERHIALCIDSSGSMSYKKMDQVRDATNLVFGLLNDQDYLSIVTFDTEVDVIMDATRWGDIDRSEAEGYLDEIETRGGTDIYAGLEEARKSLRGLDEGEGIAKRILLLSDGRDIRLEEPDFEPLAKATADGGTSIYSAGIGSNYDKGIIRTLGEHSQGQWAHVENPTDIRSFFGDVVQEASTVVANNPELVIDLEEGCEVGDVYRRLPQVQEVDVEYAAGSAIVGLPDLLDREKQQLVLTMDAPAGELGTTPAIADVELRAGSASATTDISVSYTDDEEKLATQNEDVTLTYRETDLRTRIAHADDDDELDEVKDLIDETEVITGETEITDALRENVTRIEEGDEEEVREIQENTTVVYDAGRFD; translated from the coding sequence ATGACGACCGACTTCTCAGTGGAACTCAATCGACCGTACGTCCCGGAGAACGGTGGCGGAATCACCTGTGAACTCACTATCGAACCGGGCGAGGACGCCCGTGACGAACCGACCGAGCGACACATCGCGCTCTGTATCGACAGTAGCGGGTCGATGTCGTACAAGAAGATGGATCAGGTCCGCGACGCGACGAACCTCGTTTTCGGGCTGTTGAACGATCAGGACTACCTGAGCATCGTTACGTTCGATACCGAGGTCGACGTCATCATGGACGCGACCCGGTGGGGCGATATCGACCGCAGCGAGGCCGAGGGATACCTCGACGAGATCGAGACCCGCGGCGGGACCGACATCTACGCCGGCCTCGAGGAGGCGCGAAAGTCGCTCCGCGGCCTCGACGAGGGCGAGGGAATCGCGAAGCGGATCCTGCTGCTCTCGGACGGACGCGACATCCGGCTCGAGGAACCGGACTTCGAGCCGCTCGCGAAGGCGACCGCGGACGGCGGCACCTCGATCTACTCCGCCGGTATCGGGTCGAACTACGACAAGGGCATCATTCGGACGCTGGGCGAACACTCCCAGGGCCAGTGGGCGCACGTGGAGAACCCGACGGACATCAGGTCGTTCTTCGGAGACGTCGTGCAGGAGGCGTCGACGGTCGTCGCGAACAACCCCGAACTGGTGATCGACCTGGAGGAGGGCTGCGAGGTCGGCGACGTCTACCGTCGACTCCCGCAGGTCCAGGAGGTCGACGTCGAGTACGCGGCGGGGAGCGCGATCGTGGGACTCCCGGACCTGCTGGACCGCGAGAAACAGCAGCTCGTCCTGACCATGGACGCTCCCGCGGGCGAGCTCGGGACGACTCCAGCGATCGCCGACGTCGAACTACGGGCCGGGTCGGCATCGGCGACGACCGATATCTCGGTCTCGTACACCGACGACGAGGAGAAACTGGCCACGCAGAACGAAGACGTCACCCTCACCTATCGCGAGACCGACCTCCGCACTCGCATCGCCCACGCCGACGACGACGACGAGCTGGACGAGGTGAAGGACCTGATCGACGAGACCGAGGTCATCACCGGCGAGACGGAGATCACGGACGCGCTCAGGGAGAACGTCACCCGGATCGAAGAGGGCGACGAGGAGGAGGTGCGCGAAATTCAGGAGAACACGACGGTCGTCTACGACGCCGGTCGGTTCGACTGA
- a CDS encoding protein kinase domain-containing protein: MSEPTVGDELADRYEIHEQLGRGGFGVVWDATDTDTGRSVALKHPNYGGNAPDDLVDKYFERETDVLEDIRDAGGHPNIMGYYGTERGFGMPVLVVESIDGDELGTVVRNNDPITDDDEVREIGIGVCDALSFLHDHDLIYRDLKPDNIMIDDTREPKIIDFTTAKGFVPERGGAEFTTGTSSGSAAGESNADSTVPGEFKPPELNQGSEQRQGPWSDVYSIGKILCFLKVGWVPDDDGVAPSDFGIDTAPYMDEIIRRSTRHDTVDRYPNASVLKRSLENRDATMPTQASVHWLGRDDRWTISPGDTIGRETPDGPRPSIMLEDDRHKALSAVHCRFDTDDRGNWTVIDTSLNGTYISKHDEREWHLLLSEAGQERQQRHDKSVPDDLEASSELESGDTIALVSPSYPERFYFQFDQQPAE; this comes from the coding sequence ATGTCAGAGCCAACAGTCGGGGACGAACTCGCCGACCGATACGAGATTCACGAACAGCTCGGGAGAGGCGGCTTCGGCGTCGTCTGGGACGCGACCGACACCGACACGGGGCGATCGGTCGCCCTGAAACATCCCAACTACGGCGGGAACGCGCCGGACGACCTCGTCGACAAGTACTTCGAGCGGGAGACGGACGTCCTCGAGGACATCCGCGACGCGGGCGGCCATCCGAACATCATGGGGTACTACGGGACGGAACGCGGGTTCGGGATGCCGGTACTCGTCGTCGAGTCGATCGACGGCGACGAACTCGGTACCGTCGTCCGGAACAACGATCCGATCACCGACGACGACGAAGTCCGCGAGATCGGAATCGGGGTCTGTGACGCGCTGTCGTTCCTCCACGACCACGACCTCATCTACCGGGACCTCAAGCCGGACAACATCATGATCGACGACACCAGGGAGCCGAAGATCATCGACTTCACCACGGCCAAGGGGTTCGTTCCCGAACGGGGCGGTGCCGAGTTCACGACGGGGACGTCCTCGGGTTCCGCGGCCGGGGAGTCGAACGCGGACTCGACCGTTCCGGGGGAGTTCAAGCCGCCGGAACTGAATCAGGGCTCGGAGCAGCGGCAGGGACCCTGGAGCGACGTCTACTCGATCGGGAAGATCCTCTGTTTCCTCAAGGTCGGCTGGGTTCCCGACGACGACGGCGTCGCACCCTCGGACTTCGGCATCGACACGGCACCGTACATGGACGAGATCATCCGACGATCGACCCGGCACGATACCGTCGATCGGTATCCCAACGCGTCCGTGCTCAAACGGTCCCTCGAGAACCGTGACGCGACGATGCCGACCCAGGCGTCGGTCCACTGGCTCGGCCGCGACGACCGGTGGACGATCAGTCCGGGCGACACCATCGGCAGGGAGACGCCGGACGGGCCGCGGCCCTCGATCATGCTCGAGGACGATCGGCACAAGGCCCTCTCGGCCGTCCACTGCCGGTTCGACACCGACGACCGAGGGAACTGGACGGTGATCGATACCAGTCTCAACGGCACCTACATCAGCAAACACGACGAACGGGAGTGGCACCTCCTGCTTTCGGAGGCCGGACAGGAGCGCCAGCAGCGCCACGACAAGTCGGTCCCCGACGACCTCGAGGCGTCGAGCGAACTCGAGAGCGGCGACACCATCGCGCTGGTCAGTCCCTCGTATCCGGAACGGTTCTACTTCCAGTTCGATCAACAACCCGCGGAATGA
- a CDS encoding protein phosphatase 2C domain-containing protein, translating to MTMEYASTIDIGARKQRRDGINEDAIATAVFENHHRQTERPVGIFVLGDGVGGEACGDVAAFLATTVVRKRLTDALLGPGTDIPERFGIDSYEPTPPTADADSDAALSEARIRTAIQDGIDAAHKHVQEFARDIGGRPATTLVVGVYVDGHLHYGWVGDSRIYLINERHEETKQLTRDHAVTNDLLENGEIDDEVYARIHPDATAITNAVGGSAHGQPSVDVEFGSTEIYRDDIILFTSDGLVDAFPDNRSLRQEYQQATDTAAAREAVLESLVTDDEIREIVLEADDLRDAVAELVSFANDRGGKDNLSVTLARDPGTTPSPNTPPFRGTVADSRELTDQETVIEPAEETGGSDPAAGSESTSGETEPTDVGNESTASPDESDGESGRSPPEGGTAKVVSAGEGDPPTAAVTIAGDETIFEVVDGVTIGRTTADRDRNPNIGLVVDDDDPVESNHARLEFDDDGYWRIRDISAVGTFVEATEGEGRWAVLLSSEGAALHRQHGFDPDAAAEGDLEETTRLRDGTAFTLEDPRKENPITFRFFSSVDHARNRTRWSDPNDGRPFGGFCT from the coding sequence ATGACTATGGAATACGCGAGTACCATCGATATCGGCGCGCGGAAGCAACGACGCGACGGAATCAACGAAGACGCCATCGCGACGGCGGTCTTCGAGAACCACCACCGACAAACGGAGCGGCCGGTCGGTATCTTCGTCCTCGGCGACGGGGTCGGCGGCGAGGCCTGCGGCGACGTCGCCGCCTTCCTGGCGACGACCGTGGTCAGGAAGCGACTCACGGACGCCCTCCTCGGGCCCGGAACGGACATCCCGGAACGGTTCGGCATCGATTCCTACGAGCCGACGCCGCCGACGGCCGACGCCGATTCGGACGCGGCCCTCTCCGAAGCGCGGATCCGAACGGCGATACAGGACGGGATCGACGCCGCCCACAAGCACGTCCAGGAGTTCGCACGGGACATCGGTGGCCGGCCGGCGACGACGCTCGTCGTCGGCGTCTACGTCGACGGCCACCTCCACTACGGCTGGGTCGGCGACAGCCGGATCTACCTCATCAACGAGCGACACGAGGAGACGAAGCAACTCACGCGGGATCACGCCGTCACGAACGACCTGCTCGAGAACGGCGAGATCGACGACGAGGTGTACGCCCGCATTCACCCCGACGCGACGGCGATCACGAACGCCGTCGGCGGATCGGCGCACGGCCAACCGAGCGTCGACGTCGAGTTCGGGTCCACGGAGATCTATCGGGACGACATCATCCTGTTCACGAGCGACGGGCTGGTCGACGCGTTCCCCGACAACCGATCGCTCCGACAGGAGTATCAGCAGGCGACGGACACGGCGGCCGCTCGCGAGGCGGTCCTCGAGTCGCTGGTCACGGACGACGAGATCCGGGAAATCGTCCTCGAGGCCGACGATCTCCGGGACGCGGTCGCGGAACTCGTCTCGTTCGCCAACGACCGGGGCGGCAAGGACAACCTCTCCGTCACGCTGGCCAGGGACCCGGGCACGACCCCGTCACCGAACACGCCACCGTTTCGGGGCACCGTCGCCGACTCTCGGGAGCTGACCGACCAGGAGACGGTCATCGAGCCGGCCGAGGAAACCGGCGGTTCCGATCCGGCGGCGGGATCGGAGTCGACCAGTGGGGAGACGGAACCGACGGACGTCGGGAACGAGTCGACCGCGTCGCCCGATGAGTCGGACGGCGAGTCGGGGCGATCGCCGCCGGAGGGCGGCACGGCGAAGGTGGTCTCGGCCGGTGAGGGCGACCCCCCGACGGCAGCGGTCACGATCGCGGGCGACGAAACGATCTTCGAGGTCGTCGACGGCGTCACCATCGGCCGGACGACGGCGGACCGCGACCGAAACCCGAACATCGGCCTCGTCGTCGACGACGACGATCCTGTCGAGTCCAACCACGCCCGCCTGGAGTTCGACGACGACGGCTACTGGCGCATCCGCGACATCAGCGCCGTCGGAACGTTCGTCGAGGCAACCGAGGGCGAGGGCCGGTGGGCGGTGCTCCTCTCCAGCGAAGGGGCGGCCCTCCACCGACAGCACGGGTTCGACCCGGACGCCGCCGCCGAGGGGGACCTGGAGGAGACGACCCGATTACGAGACGGGACGGCGTTCACGCTCGAGGATCCGCGGAAGGAGAATCCGATCACGTTTCGATTCTTCTCGTCGGTCGATCACGCCCGGAACCGAACGCGGTGGAGCGACCCGAACGACGGGAGGCCATTCGGTGGGTTCTGTACGTAG